Proteins encoded in a region of the Oscarella lobularis chromosome 5, ooOscLobu1.1, whole genome shotgun sequence genome:
- the LOC136186902 gene encoding F-box/LRR-repeat protein 19-like has product MNEWIDGRWESRVYSNLPGLLKVIQPRPLCDHLLAKRLVTADEYEGFLDKRDSEISRSLLVSILPKKGPNAFDLFVESLKDSEQEHVAYKIWPESSEEDEQLEELDLKRELKETKGKRKSVKRALEQKREYQSDLRKQCVAEHPRDLITPNIRQLEEAQKIEILPKIPKLATPNLAATMKELGQDVPYLRYVFAYVTQLELCRCMRVCRAWRYWSSRPMFWRTIDLSRKETIAAMTLTCIKRRRVKAVDFSWSGVTQRQLRWICNKVASINELLLTGCPKSILAAFFRCEPFLPALTSLDLAWIEDLDDQSIRDLFDSDGSATKNASSLVDLRLTGSAITDQSLALLAAASPIRFTRLDLSYCSFISDRGIDALLSTNSGLCRAVATVNLSGCGRLTDKSVGYFRRCPRLERLDVRSCVDVSASACAQLVASTHVARLVVVEEKLVESRRRTTRE; this is encoded by the exons ATGAACGAATGGATCGATGGCAGATGGGAGAGTCGCGTTTATTCGAATCTTCCTGGCCTGCTAAAAGTAATTCAACCGCGCCCGTTATGCGATCATCTTCTTGCAAAGCGCCTCGTCACTGCCGATGAGTATGAAGGCTTTTTGGACAAGAGAGACTCCGAGATATCTCGATCTCTCCTTGTCTCTATTCTGCCAAAAAAAGGACCCAATGCTTTTGACTTATTTGTGGAAAGTCTGAAGGATAGTGAACAGGAGCACGTTGCGTACAAGATATGGCCAGAGTCGTCAGAGGAAGACGAACAAC TAGAAGAATTGGACTTGAAAAGAGAAttgaaggaaacgaaaggaaaaaggaaaagcgtCAAACGGGCATTGGAGCAAAAACGCGAATACCAAAGTGATTTGAGAAAACAATGCGTT GCTGAACATCCACGGGATTTGATCACGCCAAATATTCGGCAGCTGGAAGAGGCACAGAAAATTGAG ATTTTACCCAAAATACCTAAACTAGCGACTCCAAATTTAGCAGCAACGATGAAAGAGCTGGGCCAAGACGTTCCATATCTGCGCTACGTTTTTGCCTATGTCACCCAATTGGAATTATGCCGATGCATGCGAGTGTGTCGAGCGTGGCGCTACTGGTCATCAAGACCGATGTTTTGGCGTACAATCGATCTCTCACGCAAGGAAACGATCGCCGCAATGACGCTCACCTGTataaaacgtcgtcgcgtcaaAGCCGTggatttcagctggagcgGCGTAACGCAACGTCAGCTACGCTGGATATGCAACAAGGTAGCGAGTATAAACGAACTGCTTTTGACCGGCTGTCCCAAGTCGATCCTCGCCGCCTTCTTTCGCTGCGAACCCTTTCTCCCCGCCTTAACGTCACTCGATCTCGCCTGGATCGAAGATCTTGATGACCAATCGATTCGCGATTTATTCGACTCCGATGGATCGGCGACTAAGaatgcgtcgtcgctcgtcgatttgcgtcTGACGGGAAGCGCGATCACCGATCAATCGCTCGcgcttctcgccgccgcttctcCCATTCGATTCACGCGGCTCGATCTCAGCTATTGTTCGTTTATCAGCGATAGGGGGATCGATGCGCTTCTGTCGACGAATTCCGGTCTGTGTCGTGCCGTCGCGACGGTGAATTTGTCCGGATGCGGTCGTTTGACTGATAAGTCGGTTGGATATTTTCGACGTTGTCCGCGTTTGGAACGGCTTGATGTTCGTtcgtgcgtcgacgtttcggcgAGCGCCTGCGCGCAGCTCGTCGCCTCGACGCACGTCGCGCGTCTTGTTGTCGTCGAGGAGAAGCTCGTCGAGTCCAGGCGACGAACGACACGCGAgtaa